One window of Herpetosiphon gulosus genomic DNA carries:
- a CDS encoding reverse transcriptase domain-containing protein: MLTASEQLVTAIKLRELGLQREQALATYAEISQRLATIEEPHARINLLHEQLQQLTFAKQPLHPSITNMRLLSDPATPASSELTAWWSAELERELASGQLRAELVSIFGALFQEWLDHAEVAASYPEQAQSLVTQINQPSTETKHATVLDAVFHNQFEPETRNELNKALQTEPDEIDSDTLCAILRRIAKDSFYSAATRAEARQILGDTIMRKELADALMIVRAQLADWHWPKAGVTAVAQYARTKWRLFLQEDLLTACLHHVVAEHWQDYFAKFCRVNSSLPLKKLKRIAQDRGYDRDLNKLIAESYAVSKSVNLWHTLRRPLTLDAAEQLELYGNPNSIFASRAAEIERLQQWSQLAEYDGNYEHNLEVALRLINAEIQLGLHATPDQAMYVLKTDFRDYYPSLNQQFVLNVLQRMGLSEQQIGFFAEYMAVPLQVNQQATQQQVGIPNHRPISDILGELVLRLMEQYLELHAHVQIVRFVDDLTIIATDPEEMRKAWRALQTWCVSCGLNLNEQKTGAMAINGQLPSELPQQAPHWLFLTLDAQGTWQLDHSLIGEYINQTAQTITNTPAILNKIEVYNGACTYLCQAIGLRVNLGASHREQVRTTLWRYGQQIIQQGSMVAYVGDLIHQRLNNSVSLPEGWFHWPITAGGLGIQQPLVIAHSYQQAWQEATAPNMPSERLAWWQQNDNPWRKFYRHWLQKLAASEPEANSVLTSLTDDFIARGGEVRNGEQHGLSAYWRWVLALYGPQMLERCGSFRFLFTELVPLQLIARKSANKLHGAVE, encoded by the coding sequence ATGTTAACTGCAAGTGAACAATTGGTAACTGCGATTAAATTGCGCGAGCTGGGCTTGCAACGCGAGCAAGCCCTTGCAACCTATGCTGAAATTAGCCAACGTTTAGCTACAATTGAAGAACCCCACGCTCGGATCAATCTGCTCCACGAGCAGCTCCAGCAGCTAACTTTTGCCAAACAGCCGCTGCACCCAAGCATCACCAACATGCGTTTACTGAGCGATCCGGCTACGCCTGCGAGCAGCGAATTGACCGCTTGGTGGTCGGCTGAGCTAGAGCGCGAATTAGCTAGCGGACAACTACGAGCCGAATTAGTCTCGATTTTTGGCGCATTATTTCAAGAATGGCTTGATCATGCTGAAGTAGCGGCGAGCTACCCTGAGCAAGCCCAAAGCCTTGTTACCCAGATTAATCAGCCGAGTACCGAGACCAAACATGCGACGGTGCTCGATGCAGTGTTTCATAATCAATTTGAGCCTGAAACCCGCAACGAATTGAACAAAGCGCTGCAAACTGAGCCTGATGAAATTGATAGCGACACGCTTTGCGCGATTTTGCGGCGGATTGCCAAAGATAGTTTTTATAGCGCTGCTACTCGGGCCGAGGCTCGCCAGATTTTAGGCGACACAATTATGCGCAAAGAATTGGCCGATGCCTTGATGATTGTGCGGGCCCAGTTGGCCGATTGGCACTGGCCTAAGGCGGGAGTTACGGCGGTTGCTCAGTATGCCCGTACCAAATGGCGCTTATTTTTGCAAGAAGATTTACTGACCGCCTGTTTGCATCATGTCGTTGCCGAGCATTGGCAAGATTATTTTGCCAAATTTTGTCGGGTTAACAGCAGCTTGCCCCTGAAAAAACTCAAGCGCATCGCCCAAGATCGCGGCTATGATCGCGATTTGAATAAGCTGATTGCCGAAAGCTATGCAGTTTCCAAAAGCGTTAATTTGTGGCACACCTTGCGCCGCCCGCTCACGCTCGATGCTGCTGAGCAACTTGAACTGTATGGTAATCCTAATTCGATTTTTGCCAGTCGGGCGGCGGAAATTGAGCGTTTGCAGCAATGGAGCCAATTGGCTGAGTATGATGGCAATTATGAGCATAATCTCGAAGTTGCATTACGTTTGATCAACGCCGAAATTCAGCTTGGCTTACACGCCACGCCCGATCAAGCCATGTATGTGCTCAAAACCGATTTCCGCGATTATTATCCGTCGCTCAATCAGCAATTTGTGCTGAATGTTTTGCAGCGCATGGGCTTGAGTGAGCAACAAATCGGCTTTTTTGCTGAATATATGGCAGTGCCGTTGCAAGTCAATCAGCAAGCAACCCAGCAGCAGGTTGGTATCCCCAATCATCGTCCAATTTCAGACATTTTAGGCGAGTTGGTGTTGCGTTTGATGGAGCAATATCTTGAGTTGCATGCTCATGTGCAAATCGTGCGCTTCGTCGATGATCTAACGATTATCGCCACTGATCCTGAGGAAATGCGCAAAGCTTGGCGAGCACTGCAAACCTGGTGTGTGAGTTGTGGCCTCAATCTGAACGAGCAAAAAACTGGTGCAATGGCAATTAATGGGCAATTACCCAGCGAATTACCACAACAAGCACCACATTGGCTCTTTTTGACGCTTGATGCTCAAGGCACATGGCAACTTGATCATAGTCTGATTGGCGAATATATTAACCAAACTGCTCAGACGATCACCAATACCCCTGCAATTCTTAATAAAATTGAGGTGTATAATGGCGCTTGTACCTATCTTTGCCAAGCGATTGGCCTGCGGGTTAACCTTGGGGCCAGCCATCGCGAGCAGGTGCGTACAACCTTATGGCGCTATGGTCAACAAATCATTCAACAAGGCAGCATGGTCGCCTATGTGGGCGATTTGATTCACCAGCGTTTGAACAACAGCGTTAGCTTGCCCGAAGGTTGGTTTCATTGGCCAATCACCGCTGGCGGCTTGGGCATTCAACAACCGTTGGTTATTGCTCATAGTTACCAGCAAGCGTGGCAAGAAGCTACAGCACCAAACATGCCAAGCGAACGCTTAGCATGGTGGCAACAAAACGATAATCCATGGCGCAAGTTTTATCGTCATTGGTTGCAAAAACTTGCGGCAAGCGAGCCAGAAGCCAACAGCGTATTAACTTCATTGACCGATGATTTTATTGCGCGAGGCGGCGAGGTTCGTAATGGCGAGCAACATGGTTTATCAGCCTATTGGCGCTGGGTGCTGGCACTCTACGGCCCCCAAATGCTTGAACGCTGCGGAAGTTTTCGTTTTCTCTTTACAGAACTCGTGCCATTACAACTGATTGCCCGTAAATCAGCCAATAAATTGCACGGCGCGGTCGAATAA
- a CDS encoding aminoglycoside phosphotransferase family protein, with the protein MTIMLLSDHRAFPALRDQALPSLGIFTLHPTFNVEPIMNTPSVQRVHEAHSGVHVVIKSFEHKTGLDGRRFLPTYSRTLLNREATTLAQLHALGFAQAPYLVPRPLATDPERLLLITEWLPGQSWGTILETTLQTRNLGPLMAYVNTITGWLATLHRRTATTDKIDVTNAWEYWEKLLRQLREQELLNHAALANLRMLQVHWQASDMLHQGLRSMIHGDATPANMLFTAPEELALIDWERSRHDDPAIDIGCMVAELKHAFFNVTGDPTAAEWLIRRVYDRYGLLSDFDQEEFAAFTQRGQFYMGCYLLRIARNEWFSWEYRQRLVAEAQACLVVR; encoded by the coding sequence ATGACGATCATGCTGCTCTCAGATCATCGCGCATTTCCTGCGCTACGTGATCAAGCCCTGCCAAGTTTAGGGATTTTCACGCTACATCCAACGTTCAATGTCGAACCAATTATGAATACTCCCAGCGTGCAACGTGTGCATGAAGCCCATAGCGGCGTGCACGTGGTGATTAAGTCGTTTGAGCATAAAACTGGCCTAGATGGCCGTCGCTTTTTGCCGACCTACTCACGCACGTTGTTGAACCGTGAAGCCACGACGCTGGCGCAATTGCATGCGCTTGGTTTTGCCCAAGCCCCCTATTTGGTGCCACGCCCACTGGCGACCGACCCTGAGCGCCTGCTGTTGATCACTGAATGGCTGCCAGGCCAAAGCTGGGGCACAATTCTCGAAACCACCCTGCAAACCCGCAATCTTGGCCCATTGATGGCCTATGTCAATACGATTACTGGTTGGTTGGCCACCTTGCACCGCCGCACCGCCACCACCGATAAAATCGATGTGACCAATGCTTGGGAATATTGGGAAAAATTGTTGCGTCAATTGCGTGAACAAGAATTGCTCAATCATGCAGCGTTGGCCAATTTACGCATGCTCCAAGTGCATTGGCAAGCCAGCGATATGTTGCATCAAGGCCTGCGCTCGATGATTCATGGCGATGCAACCCCGGCGAACATGCTCTTTACTGCTCCGGAAGAACTTGCATTAATCGATTGGGAGCGATCCCGCCACGATGATCCAGCGATTGATATTGGTTGTATGGTGGCTGAATTGAAGCATGCCTTCTTCAATGTCACAGGCGATCCAACCGCTGCCGAGTGGTTAATCCGTCGGGTTTATGATCGTTATGGCTTGTTGAGCGATTTTGATCAAGAGGAATTTGCCGCCTTTACTCAACGTGGCCAATTTTATATGGGTTGCTATTTGCTGCGGATCGCTCGCAACGAATGGTTTAGCTGGGAATATCGCCAACGGTTGGTCGCGGAGGCACAGGCATGTCTGGTCGTCCGCTAG
- the hisG gene encoding ATP phosphoribosyltransferase — protein sequence MLRFAVPSKGALADDTFRFFESCGLKVSRPNPRRYTASIKALPEVEVLLHRAPDIVEKVADGSIDLGVSGYDLVEELGGESDDLVVVYKDLGFGYCDLVLAVPDHWIDVTSWRDVADLAAEYARAGRQLRIATKFPNLVRQWCHQQGINVFALIDSQGATEAAPSLGYADIIADLTATGTTLRDNHLKMIQGGTILQAQAALIANRRSLRESSQKQRVVQSILELIEARHRAKTYVSLIANVPGSDVADVGARVVAHAALAGLQGPTVSPVWSRDGGEGWYAVSLVVDSANILPAIDHLRSIGSTGITVLPVHYVFAERSQSFAALSELMHKS from the coding sequence ATGCTACGTTTTGCTGTGCCTTCCAAAGGCGCTCTTGCTGATGATACGTTTCGCTTTTTTGAAAGCTGTGGCCTGAAAGTCTCACGGCCTAATCCGCGTCGCTACACGGCTTCGATTAAAGCGCTGCCCGAAGTTGAAGTCTTGTTGCATCGTGCTCCCGATATTGTCGAAAAAGTCGCCGATGGCTCGATTGATTTGGGCGTAAGTGGCTATGATTTGGTCGAGGAACTGGGCGGCGAGAGCGATGATTTAGTGGTGGTCTATAAAGATTTGGGCTTTGGCTACTGCGATTTAGTGCTGGCTGTGCCTGATCATTGGATTGACGTAACCTCGTGGCGTGATGTGGCCGATTTGGCGGCGGAGTATGCCCGTGCTGGCCGCCAATTGCGGATCGCCACCAAGTTTCCCAATTTGGTGCGCCAATGGTGTCATCAGCAAGGCATCAATGTTTTTGCGCTGATCGACTCGCAAGGGGCAACCGAGGCCGCGCCTTCGTTGGGATATGCCGATATCATCGCCGATTTGACAGCCACTGGGACAACCCTACGCGATAATCATCTCAAAATGATTCAAGGAGGCACGATTCTGCAAGCGCAAGCTGCATTAATCGCCAACCGACGGTCGCTACGGGAAAGTTCGCAAAAACAACGGGTTGTTCAATCGATTTTAGAGCTGATCGAAGCTCGCCATCGCGCCAAAACCTATGTTTCGTTGATTGCCAACGTGCCAGGCTCGGATGTCGCTGATGTTGGCGCAAGGGTCGTGGCCCATGCAGCTTTGGCGGGCTTGCAAGGCCCAACTGTTTCGCCAGTTTGGAGCCGCGATGGTGGTGAAGGCTGGTACGCAGTCTCGTTGGTCGTCGATAGCGCCAACATTTTGCCAGCCATCGATCATTTGCGTTCGATTGGCTCAACGGGGATTACGGTTTTGCCTGTGCACTATGTTTTTGCCGAACGTTCCCAAAGTTTCGCCGCATTGAGCGAGTTGATGCACAAAAGCTAG